The Rhodothermales bacterium DNA window CGGCGGCCGGACGATCGTGACGGGCAGATCGCGGTAGCGCTCCTGCACGACGGCCTCCATCTTCTCTTTGCTCCGGCCGTAGCGCGTGATCGGGCGGAGCGGGTCGGCCTCGGTGAGCGGACGCTCGCGGCTCGGCCCGCACGCGGCGAGCGACGAGGTGACGACGACCTTCCCCAGCTCCGGCGCGGCCTCGCGCACGGCGTCGAGCAGGTTCACCGTCCCGTCCACGTTCGCCCGGTCGAGCGCCTCCTGCGTCTCGGCCCGCGTCAGCCCGGCGACGTGGTAGACGACGTCGACGCCGCGCACGCCCTCGCGCAGCGCGGCGGCGTCGAAGAGGTCGCCTTGGACGGGTGTGATCGGCAGCCCGTCGAGCCACTTCAGCTCGGAGCGGACGAGGCAGCGCACTTCGTCGTAGCCCCGACGCCGCAGTTCCTCGACGAGGTGGCTGCCGACAAACCCGGTCCCGCCGGTGACGAATGCACGCATCGTGATGTGGTTAGTGTCTCTCCCGAAAATACGAGCCGGAACCGCACGCGTCCCCCGTCCATCCAACCCGTCTCCTCTCGCCCGCCCCTCTCCTCCGCTCGTCCCATGCCCATCATCCCACCCATCGTCCTCGCCCTCGGCGCACTCATCGGCCTCGCCATGGCCATCGCCCACTTCCGCGGGAAGACATCGCCCCAGGCGATCGGCTACCTCCACGGCGCGTTCACCGTCGGCGGCGTCCTGCTCTTCCTCGCCGTCCTCCTCGACGGCGAGACCGAAGTGGGGAATGGCTGGCTCATCCTCGGCCTCTTCGTGCTCGCCGCCCTCGGCGGCGGCTACCTCCACTACCGCAAGCATAATGACAAGCCGTGGCCGGCCGCCGTTATCCTCGCCCACGGCGGCCTCGCCCTCACCGCTCTCGTTCTCCTCTTCCTCTGGGTCCGCTGAGCGCTCGCCCTCGCGCATCACACTGCTTGGAGCTTCGCGACGGTCTCGACGTGGTGCGTGTGCGGGAAGAGGTCGACGGGCTGCACGGCTTCGATGCGGTAGTGGTCCTTCAGGAGCGCGAGGTCGCGCGCCTGCGTCTGCGGGTTGCAGCTCACGTAGACGAACCGCTCGGGCCGGAGCCGGGCGATCTGCTCGACGACCTTCGGGTGCATCCCCGCGCGCGGCGGGTCGACGATGAGCACGTCCGGCCGCCCGTGCGTCTCCACGAAGTCCGGCGTGAACAGCTTCAGCATGTCGCCCGCGACGAACGTGCAGTTTTCGACGCCGTTTGCCGCCGCGTTCGCGTGCGCATTCGCGATCGCCTCCTCTACGAGTTCGACGCCGACGACGTGGCGGACGTGCTCGGAGACGTAGAGCGAGATCGACCCCGCGCCGCAGTAGAGATCGTAGACGAGGTCGTCGGGCTGGAAGTCGGCGAACTCGGTGGCGAGAGCGTAGAGCTTCTCGGCTTGGCGTGTATTCGTCTGAAAGAACGCATTCGGCGCGATCTCGAACGTGTAGTCCCCGATCCGGTCGTGGACGACGCCGGGGCCGAAGACGGTCACGATCTCCTCGCCGAAGGCCGTCTGCGCGACGCCCGTGTTGATCGTGTTGACGAACGTCGTCGTCTCGGGAAACTCGGCGCGGAGGAAGGCGGCGAACTGCGCCATCCGCTCGTCGTCGCGGCCGTTCGTGACGAGGTTCACCATCCGCTCGTCGGTGTTCGCAGGCGTGCGGAGGACGAGGTGGCGGAGGAAGCCGGTCTGCTTGTGCACGTCCCACGGCGTCCACCCGTGCTCCTTCGCGAAGGCGCGCGTGGCGTTGACGAGGTTCGCGCTCCACTCCGACTGGAGGTAGCACGCCTTGAGGTCGAGGACTTTATCGTAGCGCCCGGGGACGTGGAGGCCGAGCGCGAAGTCGCGGTCGAAGTCGGTGCCGGAGGCGATCTCCCAATCCGTCAGCCAGCGGTGCGCGGCGAAGGAGAACTCCATCTTGTTGCGGTAGAAATAGAGTTCGTCGGCCCCGATCGTCGGGCGGACTTCGACGTCGGCGAAGCCGCCGGTGTGACGGAGCGCATCCTCGACGCTCTGCCGCTTCGCATCACGCTGCGCGTCATACTGCACGTGCTGCCACTTGCAGCCGCCGCAGGCGTCGAAGTACTCGCAGCGTGGCGTGGTGCGGAGCGGACTCGGCTCCAATACTTCGAGCAGACGGGCCTCACCGAAACCGCGCTTTCGCTTGAACAGCTTCGCGCGGACGCGGTCGCCCGGCACCGCCCCCGCGACGAACACGACGTAGCCGTCAAGCCGCGCGAGGGACTTCCCCCGGTCGGCGAACTTCTCGATGTCGATGTCGAGCGTGGCGCCGCGCTGGGGGCGTTGTGCGGGAGGTCGGTTCGTTGCCATAGGTCTGTCTGTTATCGTTGATCCCACCGTAGAGACGCAGCATGCTGCATCTCTACCTCTCGGTTGGACACCGCGCTAAAACGCTTGGCCGATGCCGAAGTGGAAGAGCGGGCGGTTGCCTTCGGGGAAGAGGCCGGTTCCGGCGACGGGCGAGTGGACCTGCCAGCCGAGGTCGAACCGGAGAATGAGGAAGTCCCACGCCACGCGCAGCCCGGTCCCGGCCCCGACGGCGATCTCGTCGTAGAACGAGTCCAACCGGAACTGGCCGTCGGGGTTGCCGGGGTTGCGCGGGCCGAACCACACGTTCCCCGCGTCGGAGAAGAGGGCGAGCGACCAGTTCGCGGCGAAGAGATCACGGAGCAGGATCGTGCGCAGTTCGAGCCCGAACTCCAGCTTGACGTCGCCGCCCTGCACGAAGGCGGCCTCGCCCGGCAGCACGCCGCCCGGCCCGAGCGTGCGAAGCTGCCACCCGCGCACGCTGTTGGCCCCACCGACGTAGAATCGCCGGTCGAACGGCACCACGGGCGCATCACCCGTCGGGTGCGCGATGCCGACGATGGCTTTCATCGCAAGCGTCGAGAGCCGCCCGAGCGGCCGGTACTCGCGCACGTCGGCGACGAAGCGGACGTACTGCCGGTATTCCAGCCGGCTCGATCCGCCGAAGATGGGGAGGCCGGGCAGGGTTCCTTCGAGCGTGTCGGGCGAGAAGACGAAGCGGTCGAGGAGGTACGGGAGGTTGCCCCCGGCCTCGACGGCGACCTCGCGCGCGTGGCCCCGGTCCCGCCGGAAGAGGTCGGCGGTGACGGCGCGGAGCGTGTAGCGAAAGGCGTTGTTGACTTGGGGCCGGGTGTAGTCTTCGAGCACGAACGCGCGGGCGACGGGGTCTTCGACGAGGTCGAGGAACTCGTTCGCGAAGCCGCTGAGCGTGTCGGGGTCGGAGAGGCGGAAGTCAACGATGTCGAGGAGCGACGAGAGCGTCGGCGTGTGCTGGACCTCGAGGCGGAGCCCGGCGCTCGCGCGGCCCCGGATGATCAGGCGAAGCTCGTCGCGCCGCGCCGTGAGGAAGCCGAGCGAGAGCTGCGTTCGCGTGTTGAACGGGCGGAGCGCGCGCTCGATGAAGCCGAACGGGGGCACGAGGTAGGGGTACGCGAGCGAGGTCGTGACCTCAGCCTGCGCCGTGGGAAACTCGCCGAACTCGCCCGCCACCGACCCGCTCGCGCGCACGCCGAACGCTTCGCCGCCGCCGAACGCGTTCGCATTCCGGTACGCCGCGCCGACGCCGAAGCCGAGCTCGTCGCCGCCGAGGTTGCTGCCCTCCGGCGTGAGGAGCCCCGTCCGCTGGAGCACGAACCCCTCGAGCCGGATGTTGTGGCGCCGCCGCGTCCGCAGCCCGATGCGGTGCGCGATCCGCGGCATCGAATCCGTCGCGGCCCCCCCGCCGGTGCGGGGCAGGCTGTCGGCGAGCGGCGTGATCTCGCTGAACGAGAAGACGCCGGTGCGTTCCAGTCGCCGTTTCGTGGCGAGCAGCTCGCTCCGATCGTAGGTCTCGCCCGGCCGGAACCGGAGCGAGCGCAGGAGGAGGCCGGGCTCGAGCGACTCCTCGCCCTCGTAGCGCACCGTCACGAGGCCATCGCCGAGCTGCAGCGTGTCGGTGCGCGGCGGTGCCTCTTCCGGCCCCGTCACCTCGAAGCGCACGTCGCCGAAGTCGTAGCGCGGGCCGGGGCGGACGCGGAAGGCGATGTCGAACGCGCGGGGTCCGGCCTCGAACGCGACGGCCTGGATCGAGTCGCGGGTGATGCGGGCAAAGCCTTCGTCGCGCAGGAACGTGAGGAGGCGCCGGCGCTCTTCCAACAGGGCCGGCTCCGAAAAGCGCTGGTCGCGTGCGGCGAACGCGAGCGTGTCGGCGCCACGGATCTCGTCGAGCTGCAGCGTCGTGCCCCGCGCGAATCGGCGTCGCGCGTCGGCGTCGAGCGCGCCCAACCCTTCGTAGCGCACGGTCTCGATCGTGCTCGGCGCGCCCAGCGCCGTGTGGAACCGAACGCGCACGGCGTCCGGCCTGACCGGGTCCACGGAGGCGGTCACGCTCGCGTCCCGGAATCCCTCTTGCCGGTAGAGCAGTTCGAGCCGCGCCCGATCCGCTTCAACGTCTTCAGGCTCGAGCACCGCTGGAGGCTCCCCGCTGCGCTCGAAGGCCCGCGCGATGGGGCGGGGGAAGATGCCGGCGGTGCCGAGTCGGTAGGTCCAGAGCCCCGGCGTGAGGCCGGGGATGCCGAGGAAGCGGCGGTTCGGCCGGGTCTGCAGCAGCTCCTGTAAGATCTCGGCGTCGAACGGGCCGAGGTCGCCGGTGAGGCGAACCGACGTGATGCGCTGGGGCTCGGGAGGGCCGGACTGCGCGGCGGCCGGCGCGGCGAGCGAAGCCCCGAGGGCCACCGTCAGCAAGCAGAGGAAGAGCGCGAGGCGTCGCACGAGGGGTCGGGGGCACGCCGCCGGATGCGGACGGCTACTCGTCCTCGTAGTAGAAATCGTCGTTGTTGATCGGGTAATCCGGCCAGATCTCCTCGATGCTCTCGTAGGGCTCCCCATCGTCGTCCATCTCGGTCAGGTTCTGCCTGACTTCGAGCGGCGCGCCGGTCCGATCACAGTAGTCGATGAGCTCGTCCTTCGTGGCCGGCCACGGGGCGTCTTCGAGATACGCCGCAAGCTCCAGCGTCCAGTACATAGGGGGAGGGGAATCTTTGAAAAGAGGCGGGCAGCCCGTCGGTCGGGCGTGGGCTGCACGATAAAGCGATTGCAGGGCAAAAGCAACCGCGCGCTATCTGTTCCCGCAATCTAGATGAAGTCCCCGGTTAACGGCCTCGGCTCGCCCCTCCCCGTGTCCCAGAGACGGTTTGGTAACGGGTCAAGAAGCCCTCCCCCTGGACAGGGGGAGTCCCGCGCAACGGGGAGGGGGTAGATCAGGCCGAGCATCCGCCCTCGTCCACCACCCCTATCCCCTCCTGTCCAGGAGGGGGACTCCATCTCAATGGTCACTAAACAGTCTCTCAGGGGACACTCGCTGCATAAAAAGAGCGGAACGCAGGGCCGCTGCGTTCCGCTCGGAAACTCGGTGGCGACGTTCGACTCAGTCGAGCGGCGCGTTCTCGCTCTCTGCCACCCGAACCAGCTCGTGGTACTCGGAGGGCCGGACGCCCGGCGCGAAGGAGTAGATCGGGTTGACCGCTTCGTCGTTGAGGCGGCGGATCTCGTAGTGGAGGTGCGGGGACGTGGAGAGCCCCGTATTCCCGCTCTTCCCGATCACGTCGCCGCGCTCGACGCGCGCGCCGGGGCGGATGCCCTCGGGGATCTCCGAGAGGTGGGCGTAGAGCGTGACGCGCTTCGCCTTCGGGTGGCGGATGCGAACGTTCAACCCGTAGCCCGAACTCACGCCGGCGAACGCGATGACGCCGTCGCCCGTGGCGTAGACCGACGTGCCGGTGGGGATCGAGAAGTCAACGCCCGCGTGCATCTTGTAGACGCGGTGGATGGGGTGCTTCCGCATCCCGAACCCGCTCGTGAGCGGCCCCGAGGTCGGGAGGATGGCGGGCATCTGCGGGATCGCCTCGGCGCGCTCCGCGGCGAGGTCGATCAGCTCGTCGTAGCTCGAACGCTGCAGCGAGACCTGCCGCTCCAGCTTCTCGAGGGCGTTGTCGTTGTCGCGGAGGAGGCGGCTCGTGGACTCGGCGAAGCCGTCGAACTCCGTCGAACTCGCGCCGCCGACGCCGACCTGCCGGACCTCGTCCGAGATCGGGTCCGCCTGGAAGATGGTGCGGTAGAGGTCGCGGTCCGTCTCCGCCAACTCGTCGAGCCGCTCCGAGAGTTCGGTGAAGCGCTGCCCATTCGTGGTGAGCTGCTGCTGGAGCGCGCGGTTCTCCTGCGCGAGAGCGACCTCTTTCGGCGTGGAGCTGGTCTCGTAGACCGCCCACATCCCGGCACCGGCGAGGACAACCGCGAGGGCCAGCACGACGGCCGAGTGAAGGAGCACCTTGTGAGGCTTAGGCTGGACCTCTACGAACGTGCAGGCTTCGTGGTCGTAGTAGTAGTAATTGTTTTTGGGCATAAACGGGCGAGCGGCTGGGGTGGCGAGTGGTGGGGCTCGCTCTCCGTGCTCAACGCGCCGGCCGGGGCGAGGCCAGAGCAACCTGAAACCCGTGGAGGGGTGCGTTCAGGACGGAGACACGGGGTGCAGTGTGGTGGACAAGGGCTTCCTGCTACGCGTGCAACGGCGCGGTTGGAACCGCAAAAGCCAGGCCACGAGAGACCTGGCTTCGTCCGTGAAACACCGTAGCGGGGAGTGGGGATGGCATAATGTCACACCGTAACTACAAACCCGCGATTGAATATATCCGGGTAACCCCTACATGTCAACCAAAGCGCCGGTCGAGACGAAAACTTCTCGGGTACTTTGGAACCTCTCTCCGATCACTTCTGGCGCACGCCCGCGCGCCTCACGCCCCGTGCGCCTCACTCCGTGTCGTGCTCGAACCACTCGGTGCCGCGGCGAGGGCGTGAGGAGTCGCCGTCGGGGAGCCCGCTCCCCTTCGAGCGGATCCGCTCGGTGAGGCGGCGGGCGAAGACCTGCGCGGGGTCGTAGCCGTAGTGCCGGAGGAGGTGGTTCATCGCGATCACCTCGCAGATCACGGTGACGTTCTTCCCCGGCACGATCGGGAGCTCGACGAGCGGGAGCGGCACGCCGAGGATGTCCTGCGCCTCCTCCACCATCCCGATCCGCGTGTACTCCTTCTCCGGCTCCCACACCTCCATCCCCACCACGACCTCGACGCGCTTCTGAAACCGGATCGCCCGGATCCCGAACATCGCCCGGACGTCGACGATCCCGAGCCCGCGGATCTCCATGAAGTGCTGCGTCAGCTCCGTCCCCGAGCCCATCAGCACGCCCTCGCTCTTCTTCGTCACCACCACGACGTCGTCGGCGACGAGCCGGTGGCCGCGCTCCACGAGGTCGAGCGCGACCTCGCTCTTCCCGATCCCGCTCTTCCCGACGAGCAGCAGACCGATACCGTACACGTCGACGAGCGAGCCGTGGACGGTCTGCTGGAGCGCGAACTGGTCCTCCAGAAAGTCCCGCAGGTGGTACATGAATTCCGTCGACGGGACGGCCGTGACGTAGATGGGAATGCCCGCGTCCGTCGCCATCTGGACGAGCGTCGGCGGGAGCGTATTGCTTTCCGTGAGGAAGATGCACGGCACGTCGAACTGGACGAGGTGGCTGAACGCCTCGATCCGCGCCTCGTCGCTGAGGTGGGAGAGGAACTGGCTCTCGGTGTTGCCGAGGACCTGGACACGCTTGTACGTGAAGAGGTCGG harbors:
- the rlmD gene encoding 23S rRNA (uracil(1939)-C(5))-methyltransferase RlmD, translating into MATNRPPAQRPQRGATLDIDIEKFADRGKSLARLDGYVVFVAGAVPGDRVRAKLFKRKRGFGEARLLEVLEPSPLRTTPRCEYFDACGGCKWQHVQYDAQRDAKRQSVEDALRHTGGFADVEVRPTIGADELYFYRNKMEFSFAAHRWLTDWEIASGTDFDRDFALGLHVPGRYDKVLDLKACYLQSEWSANLVNATRAFAKEHGWTPWDVHKQTGFLRHLVLRTPANTDERMVNLVTNGRDDERMAQFAAFLRAEFPETTTFVNTINTGVAQTAFGEEIVTVFGPGVVHDRIGDYTFEIAPNAFFQTNTRQAEKLYALATEFADFQPDDLVYDLYCGAGSISLYVSEHVRHVVGVELVEEAIANAHANAAANGVENCTFVAGDMLKLFTPDFVETHGRPDVLIVDPPRAGMHPKVVEQIARLRPERFVYVSCNPQTQARDLALLKDHYRIEAVQPVDLFPHTHHVETVAKLQAV
- a CDS encoding BamA/TamA family outer membrane protein; the protein is MRRLALFLCLLTVALGASLAAPAAAQSGPPEPQRITSVRLTGDLGPFDAEILQELLQTRPNRRFLGIPGLTPGLWTYRLGTAGIFPRPIARAFERSGEPPAVLEPEDVEADRARLELLYRQEGFRDASVTASVDPVRPDAVRVRFHTALGAPSTIETVRYEGLGALDADARRRFARGTTLQLDEIRGADTLAFAARDQRFSEPALLEERRRLLTFLRDEGFARITRDSIQAVAFEAGPRAFDIAFRVRPGPRYDFGDVRFEVTGPEEAPPRTDTLQLGDGLVTVRYEGEESLEPGLLLRSLRFRPGETYDRSELLATKRRLERTGVFSFSEITPLADSLPRTGGGAATDSMPRIAHRIGLRTRRRHNIRLEGFVLQRTGLLTPEGSNLGGDELGFGVGAAYRNANAFGGGEAFGVRASGSVAGEFGEFPTAQAEVTTSLAYPYLVPPFGFIERALRPFNTRTQLSLGFLTARRDELRLIIRGRASAGLRLEVQHTPTLSSLLDIVDFRLSDPDTLSGFANEFLDLVEDPVARAFVLEDYTRPQVNNAFRYTLRAVTADLFRRDRGHAREVAVEAGGNLPYLLDRFVFSPDTLEGTLPGLPIFGGSSRLEYRQYVRFVADVREYRPLGRLSTLAMKAIVGIAHPTGDAPVVPFDRRFYVGGANSVRGWQLRTLGPGGVLPGEAAFVQGGDVKLEFGLELRTILLRDLFAANWSLALFSDAGNVWFGPRNPGNPDGQFRLDSFYDEIAVGAGTGLRVAWDFLILRFDLGWQVHSPVAGTGLFPEGNRPLFHFGIGQAF
- a CDS encoding DUF2795 domain-containing protein yields the protein MYWTLELAAYLEDAPWPATKDELIDYCDRTGAPLEVRQNLTEMDDDGEPYESIEEIWPDYPINNDDFYYEDE
- a CDS encoding peptidoglycan DD-metalloendopeptidase family protein codes for the protein MPKNNYYYYDHEACTFVEVQPKPHKVLLHSAVVLALAVVLAGAGMWAVYETSSTPKEVALAQENRALQQQLTTNGQRFTELSERLDELAETDRDLYRTIFQADPISDEVRQVGVGGASSTEFDGFAESTSRLLRDNDNALEKLERQVSLQRSSYDELIDLAAERAEAIPQMPAILPTSGPLTSGFGMRKHPIHRVYKMHAGVDFSIPTGTSVYATGDGVIAFAGVSSGYGLNVRIRHPKAKRVTLYAHLSEIPEGIRPGARVERGDVIGKSGNTGLSTSPHLHYEIRRLNDEAVNPIYSFAPGVRPSEYHELVRVAESENAPLD
- the hprK gene encoding HPr(Ser) kinase/phosphatase, which codes for MRQPKPFQKEAISVEFMVAQIRDRVGMTVTEVNHVDASEREVIESNLHRPGLALAGYTDLFTYKRVQVLGNTESQFLSHLSDEARIEAFSHLVQFDVPCIFLTESNTLPPTLVQMATDAGIPIYVTAVPSTEFMYHLRDFLEDQFALQQTVHGSLVDVYGIGLLLVGKSGIGKSEVALDLVERGHRLVADDVVVVTKKSEGVLMGSGTELTQHFMEIRGLGIVDVRAMFGIRAIRFQKRVEVVVGMEVWEPEKEYTRIGMVEEAQDILGVPLPLVELPIVPGKNVTVICEVIAMNHLLRHYGYDPAQVFARRLTERIRSKGSGLPDGDSSRPRRGTEWFEHDTE